From Hylaeus volcanicus isolate JK05 chromosome 2, UHH_iyHylVolc1.0_haploid, whole genome shotgun sequence, the proteins below share one genomic window:
- the LOC128884886 gene encoding FACT complex subunit spt16 isoform X2: MANVSVDKDTFFRRMKRLYAAWKDGEVGTDDSFSKMDCLVSAVGTDEDIVYSKSTALQTWLLSYELTDTIMILAEESVNFLASKKKIEFLRKLENQKSEETGVPPVKLLVRDRNDEDKGNFAKLIEIMKESKKGKTLGVFSKENYPGAFMDAWRAALKSESFDTVDVSAAAAYVMCPKEDAEILTIKKACLVSADVFTKYLKDQIMEIIDSDKKVKHSKLAEGVDAAITNKKYVTGVDVTQVDMCYPAIIQSGGNYSLKFSVVSDKNTLHFGVIVCSLGARYKSYCSNIVRTLLVNPTKTIEDNYNFLLQLEEEILKNLVSGVKISEVYEAGVKYVKDEKPEMLDHLTKNFGFAMGIEFRESSLLIGPKTHASIKKGMVFNVNVGLSNLINSEATEKEGKVYALFVGDTVMVNEGQPATNFTPSKKKLKNVGIFVKDEEEEEEEGSGKENEPKPEPILGRGKRTAVIESKLRTEHSSEEKRKQHQKELAQQLNEVAKARLAQQSGGKEQEKIRKSTVSYKSLSHMPREPEVKELKLYVDKKYETVILPIFGIPVPFHISTIKNISQSVEGDYTYLRINFFHPGATMGRNEGGTYPQPDATFVKEVTYRSTNTKEPGEISAPSSNLNTAFRLIKEVQKKFKNREAEEREKEDLVKQDTLILSQNKGNPKLKDLYIRPNIVSKRMTGGLEAHVNGFRYTSVRGDKVDILYNNIKNAFFQPCDGEMIILLHFHLKHAIMFGKKKHVDVQFYTEVGEITTDLGKHQHMHDRDDLAAEQSERELRHKLKTAFKSFCEKVESMTKQEIEFDTPFRELGFPGAPFRSTVLLQPTSGCLVNLTEWPPFVITLEDVELVHFERVQFHLKNFDMIFVFKDYHRKVAVLNAIPMNMLDHVKEWLNSCDIRYTEGVQSLNWTKIMKTITDDPVGFFDNGGWTFLDPESDAENEEVEDEDEEVDDAYEPSDFDSEEESDDDSEYSEASEDSDSEGEELGSSEESGKDWSDLEREAAEEDKERADDQFQDDYNSSKKKKSGRKHSSSPSKDRHNSKHKSSSSSKDKHKSSSSSKDKKSSSSDKHSPKKSDRHDRHDKHRSSHSSSSSKKRSRDDSSERNDRGSKKSRK, encoded by the exons ATGGCAAACGTATCCGTTGACAAAGACACATTCTTTCGGCGTATGAAGCGTCTTTATGCCGCATGGAAG GATGGAGAAGTTGGTACAGATGACAGTTTCAGTAAAATGGATTGTCTCGTCTCGGCCGTGGGCACAGACGAGGATATCGTTTATAGCAAATCAACGGCGTTGCAA accTGGCTGCTCAGTTATGAACTTACTGATACTATAATGATCTTGGCAGAGGAATCAGTTAACTTTTTGGCTagcaagaaaaaaatcgaGTTTTTAAGAAAGCTTGAAAATCAGAAGTCAGAAGAAACCGGAGTACCTCCTGTAAAACTGCTTGTGAGAGACAGA AACGACGAAGATAAAGGCAATTTTGCCAAACTCATTGAGATTATGAAGGAGAGTAAAAAGGGTAAAACATTAGGTGtcttttcaaaagaaaattatccAGGTGCCTTTATGGATGCATGGAGAGCTGCTCTGAAATCAGAATCTTTTGATACT GTTGATGTAAGTGCTGCAGCTGCATACGTAATGTGTCCAAAAGAGGATGCTGAAATTCTTACCATAAAGAAGGCGTGTTTAGTGTCCGCGGACGTTTTTACAAAGTACCTTAAGGATCAGATAATGGAAATTATAGATTCCGATAAA AAAGTTAAGCATTCAAAGCTCGCGGAAGGTGTTGATGCAGCTATAACTAATAAGAAGTATGTAACCGGCGTTGATGTTACTCAAGTAGACATGTGTTATCCTGCGATAATACAGAGCGGTGGAAACTATTCTTTGAAATTCAGCGTTGTTAGCGATAAGAATACTTTGCATTTTGGTGTCATTGTTTGTTCGCTTGGAGCCCGGTACAAGTCTTATTGTTCTAATATAGTCAGAACATTATTAGTGAATCCCACTAAAACGATCGAG GATAATTATAACTTTCTTTTACAATTAGAAGAGGAGATTCTAAAAAATCTGGTGTCTGGAGTGAAAATAAGCGAAGTGTATGAAGCAGGTGTCAAATATGTAAAAGATGAAAAACCGGAAATGTTGGATCATTTGACCAAAAACTTTGGATTTGCAATGGGTATTGAATTTAGAGAAAGTTCCTTACTTATCGGTCCAAAAACTCACGCGTCAATTAAAAAGGGCATGGTATTCAACGTTAACGTTGGATTGTCGAATCTCATAAATTCGGAGGCTACagaaaaagaagggaaagTCTATGCCCTCTTCGTCGGTGACACCGTCATGGTTAACGAG GGACAACCTGCTACAAATTTTACGCCGTCgaagaaaaagttgaaaaatgtcgGAATATTCGTAAAAGAtgaagaggaggaagaggaagaaggaagTGGAAAGGAAAATGAACCTAAACCGGAACCAATTCTCGGACGTGGAAAAAGAACAGCGGTAATAGAATCCAAATTAAGAACGGAACACAGTTCGgaggagaaaagaaaacagcATCAAAAGGAACTTGCGCAACAATTGAACGAAGTCGCAAAGGCTCGATTGGCTCAACAGTCTGGTGGAaaggaacaagaaaaaatacgaaaatcaACGGTATCATACAAAAGTCTAAGTCATATGCCTCGAGAACCAGAAGTGAAAGAACTAAAGTTATATGTAGACAAAAAGTACGAGACTGTAATTTTGCCCATTTTTGGTATTCCTGTACCTTTCCACATATCTAcgatcaaaaatatttctcagtCCGTCGAAGGAGATTACACGTATCtcagaataaatttctttcaccCTGGTGCCACAATGGGACGTAACGAAGGTGGGACTTACCCACAGCCCGATGCCACGTTTGTTAAAGAAGTAACATATCGAAGTACGAACACCAAAGAACCTGGTGAAATTTCAGCACCATcgtctaatttaaatacagCCTTCAGATTGATCAAAGAAgtccaaaagaaatttaaaaatagggAAGCAGAAGAAAGGGAAAAGGAAGATCTTGTGAAGCAggatactttaatattatcgCAAAATAAGGGTAATCCAAAACTGAAAGACTTATACATTCGACCAAATATAGTCTCAAAAAGGATGACAGGAGGTTTAGAGGCTCATGTGAACGGATTTCGTTACACCTCTGTTAGAGGAGACAAAGTTGATATtctttacaataatattaagaaCGCCTTTTTCCAACCATGCGATGGTGaaatgataatattacttcattTTCACTTAAAACATGCAATAATGTTTGGTAAAAAGAAACACGTGGATGTACAGTTTTATACAGAAGTTGGTGAGATTACGACAGATTTAGGAAAACATCAACATATGCACGACCGCGACGATCTGGCTGCCGAACAGTCGGAACGAGAACTTAGGCACAAATTGAAAACAGCGTTTAAAAGTTTCTGTGAGAAGGTTGAAAGTATGACCAAgcaagaaattgaatttgataCTCCATTCCGAGAGTTAGGATTCCCTGGGGCTCCATTTAGAAGTACCGTCCTTCTGCAACCCACCAGTGGATGTTTGGTTAATCTCACCGAATGGCCCCCATTTGTTATCACGTTAGAGGACGTTGAACTGGTTCATTTTGAAAGAgtacaatttcatttgaaaaattttgatatgATCTTTGTCTTTAAAGATTACCATAGAAAAGTTGCGGTACTGAACGCTATTCCTATGAACATGCTGGATCATGTGAAGGAATGGTTGAATTCCTGCGACATTAGATACACGGAAGGTGTACAATCTTTGAATTGGACAAAGATAATGAAGACAATTACAGACGATCCTGTAGGTTTCTTCGATAATGGAGGATGGACCTTCCTGGATCCAGAGAGCGATGCTGAAAATGAGGAAGtggaagacgaagacgaagaagtGGATGATGCGTACGAGCCGTCGGACTTCGACAGCGAAGAGGAATCTGATGATGATTCGGAATACTCTGAGGCTTCGGAAGACTCGGACAGCGAAGGAGAGGAATTGGGCAGTTCCGAAGAGTCTGGCAAAGATTGGTCAGATTTGGAACGGGAAGCAGCTGAGGAAGACAAAGAAAGAGCAGACGATCAGTTCCAGGA
- the LOC128884888 gene encoding tyrosine-protein phosphatase non-receptor type 4 isoform X2: MNLFSMTQTECGQHSREVVSGRWLTRLQIFEMIESVSRRALSGSSGSYHVRGAELARNRRLKSLSATVVFLDDTQHTFQLDKRAKGQALLDLVFQHLELVEKDYFGLQYAENGATACTYSPDIMRWLDPTKPVKKQIRSGQFYFRVKFYVSDPSKLQEEYTRYQFYLQIRRDILQGKLQLPPSTACLIASYTVQSELGDYHPEEHGPGYLSRLQLIPGQTEEMEKKIAELHKLHKGQLPADAEFNFLDHAKRLDMYGVELHKARDSMNKEIQLGVTSIGLVVFQNGMKINVFSWSKIVKISFKRKQFFIQLRREQSENYDTLLGFNMQTYRSSKNLWKACVEHHTFFRLHSPKMRPRRFPLTLSSRFTYSGRTEFQTVEDGKHRARVERTFIRSPSKRLVHGVTSGPIIEEKGKLGMPPGRPPRPYDNKVQSLGSREPRQAWGEGNPSDDEGGFLSLREEITGSHTQGNAFSPVLGSRVLSYADDDTTAERNIYDLPDYSEPTSSPAPQIVEDGLVTITLTPDEQGRFGFNVKGGLDLDMPILVSRVAPNTPADRCYPKLNEGDQVVYINGIDVSGLLHEHVVNLIRQSRDSGSGELTLTVRPNALYNALAGTDETSEEEPPYRYVPDVPHATIGSDALAQSMLLLADGLASGALIAQYEQLYRKNPELTSLESKKPENQSKNRYRDISPYDVTRVILMGSANGDYINANYVNMEIPGSGIINRYIATQGPLSSTVADFWQMVLEAGSTLVVMLTTLVERGRAKCHQYWPALNETLTLRNLTLTSTVENVEDTFIFREFILRDINTGEERDITHMQYCSWPDHGVPSDWRQFTTFTERVRAARTGIVEPGVVHCSAGIGRTGVLVLMETALCLIEANQPVYPLDIVRSMRDQRAMMIQNASQYRFVCEAVHKAYSEGIAKPLPEFSR, encoded by the exons atgaatttattttcaatgacaCAGACTGAAT GTGGTCAGCATAGCAGAGAGGTGGTGTCGGGAAGGTGGTTGACACGCCTTCAAATTTTTGAGATGATCGAAAGTGTATCGCGCAGAGCGTTGAGTGGCTCCAGTGGGAGCTACCACGTTCGTGGTGCTGAGTTAGCAAGGAATCGTAGATTGAAATCTTTATCCGCAACTGTTGTGTTTCTGGATGACACTCAACACACGTTTCAGCTAGAT aaaCGAGCAAAAGGTCAAGCATTATTGGATTTGGTATTCCAACATTTAGAACTCGttgaaaaagattattttGGTCTACAATATGCTGAAAATGGGGCCACTGCATGCACATATTCGCCCGATATAATG AGATGGTTGGACCCTACTAAACCAGTGAAGAAGCAGATAAGAA gTGGGCAATTCTACTTTAgagtaaaattttatgtatCCGATCCTAGTAAATTACAGGAAGAATATACTAGataccaattttatttacaaatacgaAGAGATATTCTACAAGGCAAACTTCAGTTACCGCCAAGTACAGCATGTCTTATTGCCAGCTATACAGTTCAAT cTGAGTTAGGTGATTATCACCCCGAGGAACATGGTCCAGGATATCTTTCCAGGTTACAATTAATACCAGGTCAGAcagaagaaatggaaaaaaaaatagccgAACTACATAAACTTCATAA gGGACAACTACCAGCTGATgcagaattcaattttttagatCATGCAAAAAGATTAGATATGTATGGAGTGGAATTGCATAAAGCTAGA GACTcaatgaataaagaaatacaattagGTGTAACGTCCATAGGTTTAGTAGTATTTCAAAATGGAATGAAAATCAATGTGTTCTCATGGtcaaaaatagttaaaatttcgtttaaacgaaaacagttttttattcaattgaGAAGAGAGCAG TCGGAAAATTACGATACATTACTGGGTTTCAACATGCAAACATATCGTAGTTCCAAAAACTTATGGAAGGCATGCGTGGAACATCACACATTTTTCAGACTTCACAGTCCCAAAATGAGGCCGAGACGTTTTCCGCTTACTTTAAGTAGTAGATTTACATATTCAGGACGTACAGAGTTTCAAACAGTCGAGGATGGAAAACATAGAGCAAGAGTAGAGAGAACATTCATACG GTCCCCCAGTAAAAGATTGGTACATGGAGTCACATCAGGTCCAATTATagaagagaaaggaaaattaGGTATGCCTCCTGGAAGACCTCCTAGGCCATACGACAATAAAGTTCAATCTCTCGGATCTCGTGAACCTCGTCAAGCTTGGGGCGAGGGCAATCCTAGCGATGA CGAAGGTGGTTTTTTATCTCTTCGAGAAGAAATAACGGGTTCACATACGCAAGGCAATGCATTTTCTCCTGTACTAGGTTCTAGAGTTTTAAGTTACGCGGACGATGACACAACTgcggaaagaaatatttacgatcTTCCTGATTATAGCGAACCCACAAGTTCACCCGCTCCTCAG ATAGTTGAAGATGGATTAGTAACGATAACCTTAACACCAGACGAACAAGGCCGATTCGGATTTAACGTGAAAGGTGGTTTAGATCTTGACATGCCTATTTTAGTTTCGAGAGTAGCTCCGAATACACCTGCCGACCGTTGTTATccaaaattaaacgaaggaGATCAG GTAGTTTACATTAATGGTATAGACGTGAGTGGCTTACTGCATGAACATGTAGTAAATCTGATTCGTCAGTCTCGCGATTCGGGTTCTGGTGAGCTGACGTTAACTGTTAGGCCGAATGCTTTATACAATGCACTAGCTGGTACCGATGAAACCTCCGAAGAAGAACCTCCGTATAG ATATGTACCAGATGTGCCTCATGCTACTATTGGATCGGATGCATTAGCACAGTCAATGTTGCTTCTTGCCGATGGTCTCGCAAGCGGTGCTTTAATTGCACAATACGAACAATTGTATAGGAAAAATCCTGAGCTCACTTCCCTCGAATCTAAGAAACCAGAAAATCAGAGCAAAAATCGTTATCGAGATATCTCACCTT ACGATGTCACTCGGGTAATACTGATGGGCTCCGCAAACGGCGATTACATCAATGCCAATTATGTAAACATGGAGATACCAGGATCGGGTATTATTAACAGATACATTGCCACTCAAGGACCTTTGTCTTCTACCGTTGCTGATTTCTGGCAGATGGTTCTAGAGGCAGGCAGCACCCTAGTTGTAATGCTAACAACTTTGGTTGAACGTGGCCGAGCGAAATGCCATCAATATTGGCCTGCGCTCAATGAAACCCTTACATTACGAAATCTTACTCTCACATCTACGGTGGAAAACGTTGAAGACACCTTTATATTTCGGGAGTTCATACTGCGTGATATTAAT ACTGGCGAAGAAAGAGATATAACGCATATGCAGTACTGTAGTTGGCCAGATCATGGAGTTCCCAGTGATTGGCGACAATTTACAACCTTCACTGAAAGAGTACGGGCAGCTCGAACAGGGATAGTAGAACCTGGCGTTGTTCATTGTTCTGCTGGAATTGGTAGAACAGGTGTTTTAGTGTTAATGGAAACAGCACTGTGTCTTATCGAAGCAAATCAACCAGTGTACCCGTTAGACATTGTGCGATCTATGAGAGATCAAAGAGCGATGATGATACAAAATGCT agtCAGTACAGATTCGTGTGCGAAGCAGTCCACAAAGCTTACAGCGAAGGCATAGCTAAACCACTTCCTGA
- the LOC128884888 gene encoding tyrosine-protein phosphatase non-receptor type 4 isoform X1, whose product MNLFSMTQTECGQHSREVVSGRWLTRLQIFEMIESVSRRALSGSSGSYHVRGAELARNRRLKSLSATVVFLDDTQHTFQLDKRAKGQALLDLVFQHLELVEKDYFGLQYAENGATACTYSPDIMRWLDPTKPVKKQIRSKGGQFYFRVKFYVSDPSKLQEEYTRYQFYLQIRRDILQGKLQLPPSTACLIASYTVQSELGDYHPEEHGPGYLSRLQLIPGQTEEMEKKIAELHKLHKGQLPADAEFNFLDHAKRLDMYGVELHKARDSMNKEIQLGVTSIGLVVFQNGMKINVFSWSKIVKISFKRKQFFIQLRREQSENYDTLLGFNMQTYRSSKNLWKACVEHHTFFRLHSPKMRPRRFPLTLSSRFTYSGRTEFQTVEDGKHRARVERTFIRSPSKRLVHGVTSGPIIEEKGKLGMPPGRPPRPYDNKVQSLGSREPRQAWGEGNPSDDEGGFLSLREEITGSHTQGNAFSPVLGSRVLSYADDDTTAERNIYDLPDYSEPTSSPAPQIVEDGLVTITLTPDEQGRFGFNVKGGLDLDMPILVSRVAPNTPADRCYPKLNEGDQVVYINGIDVSGLLHEHVVNLIRQSRDSGSGELTLTVRPNALYNALAGTDETSEEEPPYRYVPDVPHATIGSDALAQSMLLLADGLASGALIAQYEQLYRKNPELTSLESKKPENQSKNRYRDISPYDVTRVILMGSANGDYINANYVNMEIPGSGIINRYIATQGPLSSTVADFWQMVLEAGSTLVVMLTTLVERGRAKCHQYWPALNETLTLRNLTLTSTVENVEDTFIFREFILRDINTGEERDITHMQYCSWPDHGVPSDWRQFTTFTERVRAARTGIVEPGVVHCSAGIGRTGVLVLMETALCLIEANQPVYPLDIVRSMRDQRAMMIQNASQYRFVCEAVHKAYSEGIAKPLPEFSR is encoded by the exons atgaatttattttcaatgacaCAGACTGAAT GTGGTCAGCATAGCAGAGAGGTGGTGTCGGGAAGGTGGTTGACACGCCTTCAAATTTTTGAGATGATCGAAAGTGTATCGCGCAGAGCGTTGAGTGGCTCCAGTGGGAGCTACCACGTTCGTGGTGCTGAGTTAGCAAGGAATCGTAGATTGAAATCTTTATCCGCAACTGTTGTGTTTCTGGATGACACTCAACACACGTTTCAGCTAGAT aaaCGAGCAAAAGGTCAAGCATTATTGGATTTGGTATTCCAACATTTAGAACTCGttgaaaaagattattttGGTCTACAATATGCTGAAAATGGGGCCACTGCATGCACATATTCGCCCGATATAATG AGATGGTTGGACCCTACTAAACCAGTGAAGAAGCAGATAAGAAGTAAGG gTGGGCAATTCTACTTTAgagtaaaattttatgtatCCGATCCTAGTAAATTACAGGAAGAATATACTAGataccaattttatttacaaatacgaAGAGATATTCTACAAGGCAAACTTCAGTTACCGCCAAGTACAGCATGTCTTATTGCCAGCTATACAGTTCAAT cTGAGTTAGGTGATTATCACCCCGAGGAACATGGTCCAGGATATCTTTCCAGGTTACAATTAATACCAGGTCAGAcagaagaaatggaaaaaaaaatagccgAACTACATAAACTTCATAA gGGACAACTACCAGCTGATgcagaattcaattttttagatCATGCAAAAAGATTAGATATGTATGGAGTGGAATTGCATAAAGCTAGA GACTcaatgaataaagaaatacaattagGTGTAACGTCCATAGGTTTAGTAGTATTTCAAAATGGAATGAAAATCAATGTGTTCTCATGGtcaaaaatagttaaaatttcgtttaaacgaaaacagttttttattcaattgaGAAGAGAGCAG TCGGAAAATTACGATACATTACTGGGTTTCAACATGCAAACATATCGTAGTTCCAAAAACTTATGGAAGGCATGCGTGGAACATCACACATTTTTCAGACTTCACAGTCCCAAAATGAGGCCGAGACGTTTTCCGCTTACTTTAAGTAGTAGATTTACATATTCAGGACGTACAGAGTTTCAAACAGTCGAGGATGGAAAACATAGAGCAAGAGTAGAGAGAACATTCATACG GTCCCCCAGTAAAAGATTGGTACATGGAGTCACATCAGGTCCAATTATagaagagaaaggaaaattaGGTATGCCTCCTGGAAGACCTCCTAGGCCATACGACAATAAAGTTCAATCTCTCGGATCTCGTGAACCTCGTCAAGCTTGGGGCGAGGGCAATCCTAGCGATGA CGAAGGTGGTTTTTTATCTCTTCGAGAAGAAATAACGGGTTCACATACGCAAGGCAATGCATTTTCTCCTGTACTAGGTTCTAGAGTTTTAAGTTACGCGGACGATGACACAACTgcggaaagaaatatttacgatcTTCCTGATTATAGCGAACCCACAAGTTCACCCGCTCCTCAG ATAGTTGAAGATGGATTAGTAACGATAACCTTAACACCAGACGAACAAGGCCGATTCGGATTTAACGTGAAAGGTGGTTTAGATCTTGACATGCCTATTTTAGTTTCGAGAGTAGCTCCGAATACACCTGCCGACCGTTGTTATccaaaattaaacgaaggaGATCAG GTAGTTTACATTAATGGTATAGACGTGAGTGGCTTACTGCATGAACATGTAGTAAATCTGATTCGTCAGTCTCGCGATTCGGGTTCTGGTGAGCTGACGTTAACTGTTAGGCCGAATGCTTTATACAATGCACTAGCTGGTACCGATGAAACCTCCGAAGAAGAACCTCCGTATAG ATATGTACCAGATGTGCCTCATGCTACTATTGGATCGGATGCATTAGCACAGTCAATGTTGCTTCTTGCCGATGGTCTCGCAAGCGGTGCTTTAATTGCACAATACGAACAATTGTATAGGAAAAATCCTGAGCTCACTTCCCTCGAATCTAAGAAACCAGAAAATCAGAGCAAAAATCGTTATCGAGATATCTCACCTT ACGATGTCACTCGGGTAATACTGATGGGCTCCGCAAACGGCGATTACATCAATGCCAATTATGTAAACATGGAGATACCAGGATCGGGTATTATTAACAGATACATTGCCACTCAAGGACCTTTGTCTTCTACCGTTGCTGATTTCTGGCAGATGGTTCTAGAGGCAGGCAGCACCCTAGTTGTAATGCTAACAACTTTGGTTGAACGTGGCCGAGCGAAATGCCATCAATATTGGCCTGCGCTCAATGAAACCCTTACATTACGAAATCTTACTCTCACATCTACGGTGGAAAACGTTGAAGACACCTTTATATTTCGGGAGTTCATACTGCGTGATATTAAT ACTGGCGAAGAAAGAGATATAACGCATATGCAGTACTGTAGTTGGCCAGATCATGGAGTTCCCAGTGATTGGCGACAATTTACAACCTTCACTGAAAGAGTACGGGCAGCTCGAACAGGGATAGTAGAACCTGGCGTTGTTCATTGTTCTGCTGGAATTGGTAGAACAGGTGTTTTAGTGTTAATGGAAACAGCACTGTGTCTTATCGAAGCAAATCAACCAGTGTACCCGTTAGACATTGTGCGATCTATGAGAGATCAAAGAGCGATGATGATACAAAATGCT agtCAGTACAGATTCGTGTGCGAAGCAGTCCACAAAGCTTACAGCGAAGGCATAGCTAAACCACTTCCTGA